In Verrucomicrobiota bacterium, the following are encoded in one genomic region:
- a CDS encoding alpha/beta fold hydrolase, producing the protein MFGEIKNTQGEKLDYIYHKGGELKQIVVIGHGVTGNKDRPFVVALAEALEKSGVNVLRFSFSGNGDSEGKFTDSTISKEVEDLGAVLDTLSGYEILYVGHSMGGAVGVLRTSQDNRINALVSLSGMVDTAEFYKREFGMLKAGEGFMWDEETCPLSQAYVDDMLQIGNVLAQGAKIKVPWLLVHGTEDDVVPIKDSEDIFAKAHEPKELFTIPGSNHVFSNEHTAPMIEKVVPWVKKQFAH; encoded by the coding sequence ATGTTCGGAGAAATTAAGAATACACAAGGTGAAAAACTCGATTACATCTACCACAAGGGTGGTGAACTGAAGCAAATTGTTGTGATCGGCCATGGTGTCACAGGGAATAAAGACCGTCCCTTTGTTGTGGCTCTCGCTGAAGCTCTCGAAAAGTCAGGGGTGAATGTCTTGCGTTTCTCATTTAGTGGGAATGGCGACTCAGAAGGGAAATTTACGGACTCAACCATCTCCAAGGAGGTCGAGGACCTCGGGGCAGTTCTGGATACACTTTCAGGATACGAAATTCTTTATGTCGGGCATAGTATGGGAGGTGCGGTGGGAGTTTTGCGTACCAGCCAAGATAATAGGATTAATGCCTTAGTTTCCCTTTCCGGAATGGTGGATACGGCGGAATTCTATAAACGGGAATTTGGCATGCTCAAGGCGGGGGAAGGTTTTATGTGGGATGAGGAGACTTGTCCGCTTTCCCAAGCTTATGTCGATGACATGCTCCAAATCGGTAATGTCCTGGCACAAGGCGCCAAAATCAAAGTACCATGGCTCCTCGTCCACGGGACAGAAGATGATGTCGTCCCCATTAAGGATTCAGAAGACATTTTTGCAAAGGCTCATGAACCAAAGGAACTCTTTACGATCCCGGGTTCTAACCACGTTTTTTCAAATGAACACACAGCCCCGATGATCGAGAAGGTGGTTCCGTGGGTGAAAAAGCAATTTGCTCATTAA
- a CDS encoding pirin family protein, whose amino-acid sequence MGPWRHWALLKGTNMMIKRSSRERGHADHGWLNSYHSFSFADYDDPADMGYRSLRVINEDIVQPSMGFPLHPHRDMEIITYVISGQLQHHDSMGNGSIIHPGEIQTMSAGTGSRHSEFNASNQDPVHLLQIWIHPEKTGLTPGYAEWKPAQFAAKDNLTLIVSADGAGDSAQIAQDARIYLCKPAAGESLKLPIASGRGIWVQVSKGTLTINGLSLQAGDAATLEEESLATFESDDLGEALVFDLK is encoded by the coding sequence ATGGGCCCGTGGAGACACTGGGCACTCCTGAAAGGTACAAATATGATGATCAAAAGATCCTCCCGTGAACGCGGCCATGCCGATCACGGTTGGCTGAATTCCTATCATTCATTCTCATTTGCTGATTATGACGATCCGGCAGACATGGGTTACCGCAGTTTGCGCGTGATCAATGAGGATATCGTCCAGCCATCCATGGGTTTTCCGCTCCACCCCCATCGAGATATGGAAATCATCACCTACGTCATTTCCGGTCAACTCCAGCATCATGACAGCATGGGTAACGGCAGCATTATTCATCCCGGTGAAATCCAAACGATGAGTGCGGGAACCGGCAGCCGGCACAGTGAATTTAATGCATCCAACCAAGACCCCGTCCATTTACTCCAAATCTGGATTCATCCCGAGAAAACCGGACTCACCCCGGGTTATGCCGAATGGAAACCCGCGCAATTTGCCGCAAAAGATAACCTAACTCTGATCGTCTCCGCTGATGGGGCTGGAGATTCCGCGCAAATTGCGCAGGATGCTCGGATTTATCTGTGTAAACCGGCAGCCGGTGAAAGTCTCAAGTTACCCATCGCTTCCGGGCGCGGGATATGGGTGCAAGTATCCAAGGGTACTCTCACTATCAATGGTCTCAGCCTCCAGGCCGGCGATGCAGCAACCCTCGAAGAGGAGTCTTTAGCTACTTTTGAGTCCGATGATTTAGGAGAAGCCTTGGTGTTTGACCTGAAATAA
- a CDS encoding DoxX family protein, with the protein MKLFAQYAHWMTEGRKLLFADFGILLLRLWIGLLMIFNHGLGKFQNLLSDNPQFMGVLGLDVKTSLALAVFAELLCSTALILGFCSRLALTQLIATMAIAFIVVHKLALSGEQTGELAFVYLAIYLTLFITGPGRFSIDALITHHFKKAA; encoded by the coding sequence ATGAAACTATTTGCCCAATACGCACACTGGATGACCGAAGGCCGCAAATTGCTCTTTGCCGACTTTGGCATCCTCCTCCTCCGACTCTGGATCGGCCTCCTCATGATCTTTAATCATGGGCTTGGAAAATTCCAAAACCTCCTGTCTGACAACCCCCAATTCATGGGAGTACTCGGTCTGGATGTAAAAACAAGCTTGGCCTTGGCGGTTTTTGCTGAACTGCTCTGCTCTACCGCGCTCATCCTTGGTTTTTGCAGTCGTTTAGCCCTGACCCAATTAATCGCGACGATGGCGATCGCATTTATCGTTGTGCATAAACTCGCCCTTTCCGGCGAACAAACCGGGGAATTAGCATTCGTCTATCTGGCGATCTATCTGACCCTTTTTATCACAGGCCCCGGGCGTTTCTCGATCGACGCGCTGATTACTCACCACTTTAAAAAGGCGGCCTGA
- a CDS encoding NAD(P)H-dependent oxidoreductase, with product MKTLLHIDSSPRGDRSISRTIAHEFIDAWKTNHADVNIVYRDLAKEIPPHVTLPWILGAYHLPGKESVEAVQAMKISDVLIDEFLAADYYVMSVPMHNFGISSIFKTYIDQIVRIGRTFNSSWQGLVSAGKKMCVLTARGGAYAAQSPIAVYDQQEPYIRTVFGFIGVTDITFVNAEGINVPDIGKDKAIETARQQIAPLVVNW from the coding sequence ATGAAAACCCTCCTCCACATTGACTCAAGTCCCCGCGGAGATCGTTCGATCTCCCGCACCATCGCCCATGAATTCATCGACGCATGGAAGACCAACCATGCGGATGTGAATATCGTCTACCGTGATCTCGCCAAAGAGATCCCCCCACATGTCACTCTTCCCTGGATATTGGGAGCTTATCACTTACCGGGAAAAGAATCCGTCGAGGCTGTCCAAGCCATGAAAATCTCTGATGTCCTCATTGATGAATTCCTCGCCGCCGACTATTACGTCATGAGTGTACCGATGCATAATTTCGGAATTTCCTCGATTTTTAAGACCTACATCGACCAGATTGTCCGGATCGGAAGGACCTTTAATAGCAGTTGGCAAGGCCTTGTCTCGGCTGGTAAAAAGATGTGTGTTTTGACAGCACGTGGTGGGGCTTATGCAGCTCAATCCCCCATTGCCGTTTATGACCAGCAAGAACCCTACATCCGGACTGTTTTCGGCTTCATCGGGGTCACGGATATTACCTTCGTCAATGCGGAAGGAATCAATGTCCCGGATATCGGAAAAGATAAGGCTATCGAAACAGCCCGTCAGCAAATTGCCCCACTGGTAGTGAACTGGTAA
- a CDS encoding MarR family transcriptional regulator: MVTENVKGVHLWLVLWKASRAMESYDRKSIQALDLCLSDFGVLEVLLHKGALPVNTIGKKILLTSGSITTSIDRLEKRSLVRRTVCPDDARKTLVYLTDKGHRLIVQAFSAHEQRMEKAVSGLTDEEKSSLVSLLKKLGTSVPIP; the protein is encoded by the coding sequence ATGGTGACAGAAAACGTCAAAGGAGTTCATCTCTGGTTAGTCTTGTGGAAAGCCTCTAGAGCCATGGAATCCTATGATCGCAAGAGCATCCAAGCCCTTGACCTTTGCCTGTCAGATTTCGGGGTTCTCGAGGTTTTATTACACAAAGGGGCGCTGCCGGTGAATACAATCGGCAAAAAAATACTTTTAACCAGTGGATCCATCACCACATCGATTGACAGGCTTGAAAAACGTTCACTCGTTCGGCGAACTGTATGCCCCGATGACGCCCGCAAGACACTAGTGTATCTCACTGATAAAGGGCACCGCCTGATCGTCCAAGCATTTTCCGCCCACGAACAACGTATGGAAAAGGCTGTCTCAGGACTCACCGATGAAGAGAAATCCTCACTGGTGTCCCTCCTCAAAAAACTCGGCACCTCAGTCCCTATCCCCTAA
- a CDS encoding hemolysin III family protein gives MTLKHLFKPREQTLGEEIANSISHGVGLVAALVLAPILIIFAFQKGNSHTVIAAGIFAATVILLYLASTLYHALPHKKAKKVLRIFDHSAIFLLIAGSYTPFTVGLLKGVWGWTLFGVVWGLAIVGIGLKIGFGTRYPKISTTLYLLMGWLVVFAIKPLWTQMPREGFYWLVAGGLAYTLGVFFFAAERIRYNHFIWHLFVLAGTTCHYVMILFYV, from the coding sequence ATGACATTGAAACATCTTTTTAAACCACGCGAACAAACATTGGGTGAAGAAATTGCCAATAGCATTAGCCACGGGGTCGGGTTAGTGGCGGCATTGGTATTGGCGCCCATACTCATTATTTTCGCTTTTCAAAAAGGGAACTCACATACGGTTATCGCTGCGGGCATTTTTGCTGCGACTGTGATCCTGCTTTATTTGGCATCCACACTCTACCATGCCCTTCCGCATAAAAAGGCTAAAAAAGTTTTAAGAATCTTCGATCATAGTGCGATTTTCCTTTTGATTGCAGGCTCTTATACTCCTTTCACTGTGGGTTTATTAAAGGGGGTCTGGGGATGGACACTTTTTGGTGTCGTCTGGGGGCTGGCCATTGTGGGGATAGGCCTCAAAATCGGTTTTGGCACCCGGTACCCGAAGATATCAACGACGCTCTATTTATTGATGGGTTGGCTTGTGGTTTTTGCGATAAAACCTCTCTGGACACAGATGCCGAGGGAAGGGTTTTATTGGTTGGTCGCCGGCGGCTTAGCTTACACTTTGGGCGTTTTTTTCTTTGCGGCGGAACGGATCAGATATAACCATTTTATCTGGCACCTCTTTGTCTTGGCTGGGACCACTTGCCATTACGTCATGATCCTTTTTTACGTCTGA
- a CDS encoding DUF2237 domain-containing protein, with amino-acid sequence MTQASNVLGTPLIPCCYEPMTGFYRDGYCHTGPGDLGLHTVCCVMNDEFLEFSAQQGNDLSTPMPEYQFPGLKAGDKWCLCVTRWAEAYNAGSAPAIILEATHISALEFVTLEELKQHAVI; translated from the coding sequence ATGACCCAAGCATCAAACGTCCTCGGCACACCCCTGATTCCCTGTTGTTATGAACCCATGACCGGATTTTACCGGGACGGCTATTGCCATACCGGGCCGGGGGATTTGGGACTACACACGGTTTGTTGCGTCATGAATGATGAGTTTCTTGAGTTCTCAGCACAACAAGGGAATGACCTGAGCACCCCCATGCCCGAATACCAATTCCCCGGATTAAAGGCCGGAGATAAATGGTGTCTATGCGTCACGCGCTGGGCTGAGGCTTATAACGCCGGATCCGCCCCCGCAATCATCCTCGAAGCCACGCACATTTCTGCACTTGAATTTGTCACCCTTGAGGAGCTCAAACAACATGCTGTCATATAA
- a CDS encoding BrnT family toxin: MEFEFNSEKSEKNRVKHGIDFLTAQELWQDEARLIVPARSADEPREAIIATLGKACWTGIYTIRNEKIRIMSVRRSRDEEKQNYDQGC; encoded by the coding sequence ATGGAGTTTGAGTTTAACTCGGAAAAGTCCGAGAAAAACAGAGTCAAACATGGCATTGATTTTCTCACCGCACAGGAGCTCTGGCAGGATGAGGCACGGCTTATCGTCCCGGCACGCTCCGCAGATGAGCCGCGTGAAGCGATCATTGCCACTTTGGGCAAAGCCTGTTGGACAGGGATTTATACGATTCGAAATGAGAAAATCAGAATCATGTCAGTAAGGAGATCAAGAGATGAAGAAAAACAAAACTACGATCAAGGCTGCTGA